The following proteins are co-located in the Apium graveolens cultivar Ventura chromosome 5, ASM990537v1, whole genome shotgun sequence genome:
- the LOC141659540 gene encoding protein RETICULATA-RELATED 3, chloroplastic-like produces the protein MSTMAQLYGSLVPSHYHHFKSNGSVDRIQNNLAFPLTPTSPNLFISPLPKNLLTPNFLSTKFLLPCATVAGGGGNNDGIGGSKGGGGGNGDNNSDDSSSNPDDSSSLDGFGPIGAFLSGWRSRVAADPQFPFKVLMEEIVGVSACVLGDMATRPNFGLNELDFVFSTLVVGSILNFTLMYLLAPTMASSGAALPAFFASCPTSHMFEPGPFSVVDRFGTFVYKGMVFAGVGLAAGLVGTAISNGLLMMRKKMDPTFETPNKAPPTMLNALTWAAHMGISSNFRYQTLNGIEYVLAKGLPPFIFKTSVVALRVMNNVLGGMSFVVLARLTGSQSSAPKEVKLVTGEEVEPLATSADEKEKLLQDCENGESVPK, from the coding sequence ATGTCGACAATGGCTCAGCTTTACGGGTCACTTGTACCCAGTCACTATCACCATTTCAAGTCCAATGGATCCGTGGATCGTATTCAGAATAATCTTGCTTTTCCCCTAACACCTACTTCTCCGAACCTCTTCATCTCTCCTCTCCCAAAGAATCTGCTCACCCCTAATTTCCTCTCAACCAAGTTTCTTTTGCCTTGTGCCACTGTAGCTGGCGGTGGTGGAAACAATGATGGCATTGGCGGTTCTAAAGGAGGAGGTGGTGGGAACGGTGACAATAATAGTGATGATTCCTCTTCTAATCCCGATGATTCTTCATCTTTAGATGGTTTTGGACCTATAGGGGCTTTCTTAAGTGGCTGGAGGTCTAGGGTGGCTGCTGATCCTCAATTTCCTTTCAAGGTTCTTATGGAGGAGATTGTAGGTGTGAGCGCTTGTGTTCTAGGTGACATGGCTACTCGCCCAAATTTTGGTCTTAATGAGCTTGATTTTGTTTTCTCAACTCTCGTTGTTGGCTCCATACTGAATTTCACCCTCATGTATCTCTTGGCACCCACAATGGCGTCCTCTGGGGCTGCATTGCCCGCCTTCTTTGCCAGCTGTCCAACAAGCCACATGTTTGAGCCAGGCCCCTTCAGCGTGGTTGATAGGTTTGGGACTTTTGTTTATAAAGGAATGGTATTTGCTGGAGTTGGGTTAGCAGCTGGATTGGTTGGGACTGCTATTTCCAATGGTTTACTCATGATGAGAAAGAAGATGGATCCTACTTTTGAAACTCCAAACAAAGCGCCACCTACCATGTTGAATGCTTTAACATGGGCTGCCCACATGGGTATTAGCAGTAACTTCAGATACCAGACGCTCAACGGGATTGAGTATGTGCTTGCCAAGGGGCTTCCACCATTTATATTCAAGACTTCTGTGGTTGCTTTGAGGGTCATGAATAATGTTTTGGGTGGGATGTCATTTGTGGTACTAGCAAGGCTGACCGGATCACAAAGCTCTGCTCCTAAGGAAGTGAAGCTGGTTACTGGTGAGGAGGTGGAGCCATTGGCTACTTCTGCTGACGAGAAGGAGAAATTGTTGCAAGACTGTGAGAACGGCGAGTCCGTTCCCAAGTAG